The following proteins come from a genomic window of Gynuella sunshinyii YC6258:
- a CDS encoding FAD-dependent monooxygenase, with the protein MEKFDHAIVIGAGMAGLSSAAVLSAYFNKVTVLDKDCLLPADEGFPNGIRKAVPQGGHIHILLRAGLDVLESVYPGISQTLEARGSVRIQLGVDQQMFEFGEWMPERDLGVYFLSQSRPLLEQVVLEYTEAIANVDIRDRTAVSQVSLPDLHTVSQPTVTLADGEQLTASLIVDAAGNAGPFISRLNAQLVEAVQVDTFPTNIFYSTVHFKKTTDWCGRQENILIIPEPGVGDIGGSLISVEQESWCVSLHGRNGAHPPRTMDEWMEAARALPNDRIWQRIRDAQPVSEVRVFKKPTSTFRRFDLNDHLPAGYLPVGDTITSFNPIYGQGMSVALGHVRVLREQLAQYDDFSGFRSRYLKAACEWSRQAWQRTVSFDTNYRLVEGQEARIGVMRKLTLAQHAKAKADPEFHLKLARQAQMLS; encoded by the coding sequence ATGGAAAAGTTTGATCATGCCATTGTCATAGGTGCAGGAATGGCCGGTCTGAGTTCGGCTGCGGTTTTGTCTGCATATTTTAATAAAGTGACCGTGTTGGATAAGGATTGTCTGCTCCCCGCAGATGAAGGCTTTCCCAACGGGATACGCAAAGCAGTTCCTCAGGGCGGACATATTCATATTCTGTTACGCGCCGGACTGGATGTACTGGAGTCTGTTTATCCGGGTATTTCCCAGACGTTGGAGGCGCGCGGATCTGTCCGTATCCAGCTGGGAGTGGATCAGCAGATGTTTGAGTTTGGCGAATGGATGCCGGAGCGGGATCTTGGTGTTTACTTTCTGTCGCAATCTCGTCCTTTGCTGGAACAGGTGGTGCTGGAATATACCGAAGCAATTGCGAATGTCGATATCCGCGATCGAACCGCTGTGTCACAGGTGTCGTTGCCGGATTTGCATACGGTCTCTCAACCGACGGTGACTCTGGCCGATGGGGAACAATTAACGGCCAGCCTGATTGTCGATGCGGCGGGAAATGCCGGTCCGTTTATCTCCCGGCTTAATGCTCAATTGGTTGAGGCGGTTCAGGTCGATACCTTCCCAACCAATATTTTTTATTCCACCGTTCATTTTAAAAAAACCACCGACTGGTGTGGAAGGCAGGAAAATATCCTGATCATTCCAGAGCCGGGGGTGGGTGATATTGGTGGTTCACTGATTTCGGTGGAACAAGAGTCCTGGTGCGTTTCGTTGCACGGCCGTAACGGTGCCCATCCACCCCGAACCATGGATGAGTGGATGGAAGCGGCGCGGGCATTGCCCAATGACCGGATATGGCAGCGCATCCGTGATGCCCAGCCCGTCAGTGAGGTGCGGGTATTTAAAAAGCCCACTTCCACGTTCCGACGTTTTGATCTGAATGATCATTTGCCTGCCGGGTATTTGCCGGTCGGTGACACCATTACCAGTTTTAATCCCATTTATGGTCAAGGCATGAGTGTGGCGCTCGGACATGTCAGAGTTCTGCGCGAGCAGCTGGCTCAATACGATGACTTTTCCGGTTTTCGCTCCAGGTATCTGAAAGCCGCCTGTGAATGGTCGCGACAGGCCTGGCAGCGGACGGTGTCTTTCGATACCAATTATCGTCTGGTGGAAGGTCAGGAAGCCCGCATCGGCGTCATGCGCAAGTTGACCCTGGCTCAGCATGCCAAAGCCAAAGCGGACCCGGAATTTCATCTGAAGCTGGCCAGACAGGCTCAAATGCTGTCTTAG
- a CDS encoding universal stress protein, protein MDNQNQEMIVACVDGSRYTNDVSDYAAWASQRIGVPLKLLHNIEYRDISPMDLSGSIGFGAQEHLLNELVSLEEQRSKIVLEEGKKMLSQIRERITARGYDEPILRQRHGSLPETLVDCEHEIRLLVMGIRGEGKEALDDQLGGHLETVARALHKPILVVNRRFSEPQKIMLAFDGSVGAKKALDMVAQRPLFKGTACHLVNVNHKQVSQEYPISHAAEELRIAGFDVTVAELEGDPQEILCNYQQQENIDLTLMGAFSHNRIRDLIIGSFTVKMLLNTQQPLLLLR, encoded by the coding sequence ATGGATAATCAGAATCAGGAAATGATCGTCGCCTGTGTCGACGGTTCCAGATATACCAATGATGTCAGCGATTACGCTGCCTGGGCCAGCCAGCGCATTGGTGTGCCGCTGAAGCTGTTACACAATATCGAATATCGCGATATTTCACCGATGGATCTAAGTGGCAGTATCGGTTTTGGAGCCCAGGAACATTTATTGAATGAGCTGGTATCGCTGGAAGAACAGCGCAGTAAAATTGTTCTGGAAGAAGGCAAAAAAATGCTATCCCAGATTCGTGAACGGATAACGGCGCGCGGATATGACGAACCGATTCTACGCCAGCGTCACGGTTCTCTTCCGGAGACCCTGGTCGATTGCGAGCACGAAATCCGGCTGCTGGTGATGGGTATTCGTGGCGAGGGCAAAGAAGCGCTTGATGATCAGTTGGGCGGGCACCTGGAAACTGTTGCCCGGGCGCTGCACAAACCGATTCTGGTGGTAAACCGCCGATTTTCCGAGCCACAAAAAATCATGCTGGCGTTCGATGGTAGTGTCGGGGCCAAAAAAGCCCTCGATATGGTTGCCCAGCGGCCTTTGTTTAAAGGTACCGCCTGCCATCTGGTGAATGTCAATCACAAACAGGTCAGTCAGGAATATCCGATTTCTCATGCCGCCGAAGAACTGCGAATTGCCGGGTTTGATGTGACCGTCGCTGAACTGGAAGGGGATCCGCAGGAAATACTGTGCAATTACCAGCAACAGGAAAATATCGATTTGACCTTGATGGGCGCGTTCAGTCACAACCGTATTCGTGATCTGATTATTGGCAGCTTTACCGTAAAAATGCTGTTAAACACCCAACAGCCATTATTGTTATTAAGGTAA
- a CDS encoding methyltransferase family protein, with product MIFDRPLGSHLLVLTQGAGMLLATVPNNSLHHHPAPLMLSLAGLVLALWTVYHNRIGNFSVYPEIKQGARLITSGPYRRIRHPMYLSLFLLMAGITIFNHGWYNWTGLLLVAMAIVLKIEKEEKYLLHTFPGYAEYRQKTCKVFWPVY from the coding sequence ATGATATTTGACCGACCATTAGGCAGCCATCTGCTGGTGCTGACTCAGGGCGCGGGCATGCTACTGGCAACTGTGCCCAATAACTCTCTGCACCATCATCCGGCACCCCTGATGCTGTCTCTGGCAGGTCTGGTTCTGGCGCTTTGGACGGTCTACCATAATCGAATCGGCAACTTTTCTGTCTATCCGGAAATCAAACAGGGGGCAAGACTCATTACCAGTGGCCCGTATCGCCGGATACGACACCCGATGTATCTGAGCCTGTTTTTATTGATGGCCGGGATAACGATTTTTAACCATGGCTGGTACAACTGGACAGGGTTGCTACTGGTGGCAATGGCCATTGTTCTGAAGATAGAAAAAGAAGAAAAGTATCTGCTGCACACCTTCCCTGGTTATGCAGAATACCGGCAGAAGACCTGTAAGGTTTTCTGGCCGGTTTATTGA
- a CDS encoding SulP family inorganic anion transporter codes for MLLLSRKQDWLGNVRADVLAGLVVALALIPEAIAFSIIAGVHPKVGLYASFCIAVITAFVGGRPGMISAATGAMALLMVNLVKDHGLQYLLAATLLTGGLQIIAGYLQLANLMRFVSRAVVTGFVNALAILIFMAQLPELINVTWHVYALAAAGLLIIYTFPLINKTIPSPLVCILSLTAVSILLGLDVRTVGDMGELPDALPMFLWPDVPLDLSTLKIIFPYSAAMAVVGLLESLMTATIVDDLTDTPSDKNRECKGQGIANIVAGFFGGMAGCAMIGQSVINVKSGGRGRLSTFIAGSMLLTLVVFLSDWVSIIPMAALVAVMIMVSIGTFNWGSIRDLKTLPLSTNIVMILTVVVVVWTHNLAYGVLAGVLMAALFFANKIGHFMYVESDLSADGESRVYRVVGQVFFASSDKFNRSFDFKEALAEVTIDLSRAHFWDITAVGALDKVVIKFRREGARVNVIGMNEASETIVDRFGVHDKPEELDKVLGGH; via the coding sequence ATGCTTTTGTTATCCAGAAAACAGGACTGGCTTGGTAATGTTCGCGCAGATGTTTTAGCTGGTCTCGTTGTGGCCCTGGCGTTAATCCCAGAAGCCATCGCATTTTCTATTATTGCCGGAGTGCATCCGAAAGTCGGTCTCTATGCGTCTTTCTGTATTGCCGTGATCACCGCTTTTGTTGGTGGTCGGCCGGGTATGATTTCTGCTGCCACCGGTGCGATGGCGCTGCTGATGGTAAACCTGGTCAAAGATCATGGCCTGCAGTACCTGCTGGCGGCGACGTTGCTGACTGGTGGATTGCAGATCATCGCCGGTTATCTGCAGCTGGCCAATCTGATGCGCTTTGTGTCCCGTGCCGTGGTCACCGGCTTTGTGAATGCGCTGGCGATTCTGATCTTTATGGCGCAGTTACCTGAGCTGATCAATGTCACCTGGCATGTGTATGCACTTGCTGCCGCCGGGTTGCTGATCATTTATACCTTTCCGCTGATCAATAAAACCATTCCCTCGCCGTTGGTCTGTATTCTGTCGTTGACTGCTGTCTCGATATTACTTGGACTGGATGTTCGCACGGTAGGGGATATGGGTGAGTTGCCGGACGCGCTGCCGATGTTTTTGTGGCCCGATGTGCCACTGGATCTCTCGACGCTGAAAATCATTTTTCCTTACTCGGCGGCAATGGCCGTAGTCGGGTTGCTGGAGTCGTTGATGACGGCGACGATTGTGGATGATCTGACCGATACCCCCAGTGATAAAAACCGCGAGTGCAAAGGACAGGGCATCGCGAACATAGTTGCGGGTTTCTTTGGCGGTATGGCTGGTTGTGCCATGATCGGTCAGTCTGTGATAAACGTGAAATCCGGTGGACGAGGGCGGTTGTCGACCTTTATCGCCGGTTCCATGTTGCTGACGCTGGTCGTGTTTCTGAGTGACTGGGTTTCTATTATTCCCATGGCGGCCCTGGTGGCGGTGATGATCATGGTCTCCATCGGAACATTCAACTGGGGATCGATCCGTGACTTAAAAACATTGCCGCTGTCTACCAATATTGTCATGATCCTGACTGTGGTGGTGGTGGTCTGGACTCACAATCTGGCCTATGGCGTGCTCGCCGGGGTACTGATGGCAGCCTTGTTTTTCGCCAACAAAATCGGCCACTTCATGTATGTTGAGTCGGATTTGTCGGCAGATGGGGAGTCCAGAGTTTATCGTGTGGTTGGACAGGTATTTTTTGCCTCATCCGATAAGTTCAACCGGTCATTTGATTTTAAAGAAGCGCTGGCAGAGGTCACCATTGATCTCAGCCGGGCACATTTCTGGGACATAACCGCCGTTGGTGCGCTCGACAAAGTGGTGATCAAGTTCCGTCGTGAAGGTGCCAGAGTCAACGTGATTGGAATGAATGAAGCCAGTGAAACCATTGTTGATCGTTTTGGGGTTCATGATAAGCCGGAAGAGCTTGATAAAGTATTGGGAGGTCATTAA
- the udk gene encoding uridine kinase — translation MSPIFIGITGASASGKSLLSATIYQELKEEVGAHHIGIIKEDSYYKDQSHMSMEERLKTNYDHPNAFDHHLLIEHLDQLGRGFHVDIPVYDYTEHTRASDTIDMEPRRVVIVEGILLLTDPDIRERLHTSIYIDTPLDICLVRRLQRDIESRGRSLESVISQYRQTVRPMFMQFVEPSKQFADLIVPRGGKNRVAIEMIKARIKQLLE, via the coding sequence ATGTCCCCCATTTTTATCGGCATCACTGGTGCGTCCGCATCAGGCAAGAGCCTTTTATCTGCCACTATTTATCAGGAACTCAAGGAAGAAGTTGGCGCCCATCACATTGGCATCATCAAAGAAGACTCTTACTACAAAGACCAGTCTCACATGTCGATGGAGGAACGACTGAAAACCAACTATGACCACCCCAATGCCTTTGACCATCACTTACTGATAGAACACCTGGACCAACTGGGCCGGGGATTCCACGTTGACATCCCGGTCTATGATTACACCGAACACACCCGCGCCAGCGACACCATAGACATGGAACCCCGACGGGTGGTGATCGTCGAGGGGATTTTACTATTGACCGATCCCGATATCCGCGAGCGCCTGCATACCAGTATCTATATCGATACCCCGCTGGATATCTGTCTGGTTCGGCGTCTGCAGCGGGATATTGAAAGTCGTGGCCGATCTCTCGAATCTGTGATCAGTCAGTACCGCCAAACCGTCAGACCGATGTTTATGCAGTTTGTTGAGCCATCCAAACAATTTGCCGACCTGATCGTTCCCAGGGGTGGAAAGAATCGCGTGGCCATTGAGATGATCAAAGCCCGCATCAAACAATTACTGGAATAA
- a CDS encoding ion transporter — MTQQQNLIFNSLKQVEASKLFQGGVIAIIVLSALTTGAKTYNLPTVFEHVLEGLDTAITFFFLVEILLRFIVHDNKKRFFLDGWNIFDTLVVVGSLIPLQNADAVLIGRLLRIFRVLRLVSVIPDLRFLINSLFKAIPRMGYIAVLMFIIFYIYAAIGSLFFHSINEVLWGDVTISMLTLFRVATFEDWTDVMYETMDTYPLSWIYYLTFIFLTAFVFLNMMVGAILEVMSAEQNAREQASAHKERADMAEQIQALQHKVDILIERLK, encoded by the coding sequence GTGACACAACAGCAAAACCTGATATTTAACAGCCTCAAACAGGTAGAGGCGAGTAAGTTATTTCAAGGCGGAGTGATTGCAATTATTGTATTGTCCGCGCTGACCACCGGGGCCAAAACCTATAATTTGCCAACAGTTTTCGAGCATGTGCTTGAAGGACTCGATACCGCGATTACGTTTTTCTTTTTGGTGGAAATTCTTTTGCGTTTTATTGTGCATGATAATAAAAAGCGATTTTTTCTCGATGGTTGGAATATCTTCGACACCTTGGTTGTAGTAGGCAGTCTGATTCCTCTGCAGAATGCTGACGCAGTACTGATTGGTCGGCTGTTAAGAATCTTCCGGGTATTACGATTGGTCTCCGTGATTCCGGATCTGCGTTTTCTGATTAATTCGCTGTTTAAGGCGATTCCCAGAATGGGATATATTGCCGTACTCATGTTTATTATTTTCTATATCTATGCTGCGATAGGATCGTTGTTTTTTCATTCAATTAATGAAGTTTTGTGGGGAGATGTCACTATTTCCATGTTGACTCTTTTTAGGGTGGCAACTTTTGAGGACTGGACCGATGTCATGTATGAAACCATGGATACTTATCCGCTCAGCTGGATTTATTATCTGACATTTATATTTCTGACGGCTTTTGTGTTTCTGAACATGATGGTTGGTGCGATACTGGAGGTCATGAGTGCGGAGCAGAATGCACGTGAACAGGCCAGTGCTCATAAGGAGCGTGCAGATATGGCAGAGCAGATTCAGGCGTTGCAGCATAAAGTCGATATCCTGATTGAACGGCTTAAATAA
- a CDS encoding flavin-dependent monooxygenase, which yields MNLLNNINQILPAIRNNAAEAEKIAMVPQENIDLLKQTGFFRALQPKAFGGLEVSYPEYANCIARIAEACASTAWATGLLANHSHAIALFAPKLQNEIWGENPEALVSSSVAPLGQWEKTEGGIRLSGTFGWSSGCDHADWAVLGYMGTNNMGQPGPCFAVVPRSDYEILDDWDTAALRGTGSKSLVLKDVFVPEYRTESLFGLNFGLSRGYKSHSGDIFYTPFSPVFSIGFAAVSLGIAKRFIELFTEKTKTRIRAYSGAREINNAPAQMYLAESVNQTKTAQLLLENDWREMMDRASQQRLPSPDDVLNWRCQQSYAIKILIEAVNRLSMASGGNAWFSNNEMQRLFRDIRITGCHAQTDYTIASQTFGRHLLGLGMDAKYY from the coding sequence ATGAACCTTTTAAATAATATAAATCAGATATTGCCTGCCATTCGCAATAACGCTGCCGAAGCAGAAAAAATTGCCATGGTCCCGCAAGAAAATATCGACCTGCTCAAACAGACCGGTTTTTTTCGCGCCCTACAGCCCAAAGCATTTGGTGGATTAGAAGTAAGTTATCCGGAATATGCAAATTGTATCGCCAGAATTGCTGAGGCCTGTGCCTCCACTGCGTGGGCTACCGGACTGCTGGCCAACCACTCTCACGCCATTGCCTTGTTTGCACCCAAACTACAAAACGAAATCTGGGGCGAAAATCCGGAAGCACTGGTCAGCTCATCAGTGGCGCCATTAGGACAATGGGAAAAAACCGAAGGCGGCATTCGCCTATCCGGCACATTCGGCTGGTCATCCGGCTGCGATCATGCTGACTGGGCAGTACTTGGATACATGGGAACAAATAATATGGGCCAGCCCGGCCCGTGTTTTGCGGTGGTTCCCCGCAGTGATTATGAAATTCTGGATGATTGGGACACTGCAGCTTTACGCGGCACTGGCAGCAAATCTCTCGTACTGAAAGACGTGTTCGTACCGGAATATCGCACCGAATCATTGTTCGGTCTGAACTTCGGTCTGAGTCGTGGATATAAAAGCCATAGTGGCGATATTTTTTACACTCCATTCTCACCGGTGTTCTCAATTGGCTTTGCTGCGGTGTCTCTGGGAATCGCCAAACGCTTTATTGAGTTGTTTACCGAAAAGACCAAAACACGCATCAGAGCTTACTCGGGCGCTCGGGAAATCAATAATGCACCGGCACAGATGTATCTGGCTGAATCCGTCAACCAAACAAAAACGGCGCAACTTTTGCTAGAGAACGACTGGAGGGAAATGATGGATCGCGCCAGTCAACAACGATTACCTTCTCCGGACGATGTGCTGAATTGGAGATGTCAGCAATCCTATGCCATAAAAATTCTGATCGAAGCCGTTAACAGGTTATCTATGGCATCCGGCGGTAACGCGTGGTTCAGCAATAACGAAATGCAGCGTCTGTTTCGGGATATCCGTATTACCGGTTGTCATGCCCAGACGGATTACACCATTGCATCACAAACCTTTGGCAGACACCTGCTGGGTCTTGGAATGGACGCAAAATACTACTGA
- a CDS encoding phosphoglycerate kinase, with translation MSVIKMSDLDLAGKRVLIRQDLNVPLDEAGNVTSDKRIKASLPTIEEALAKGAKVMVMSHLGRPEEGVYDEASSLKPVAAYLGKLMGREIPVVKDWVDGFDVDADLVMLENVRFNKGEKKNDDELSKKMAALCDVYVMDAFGTAHRAQASTHGVAKFAPVACAGPLLAGELDALGKAMDNPARPMVAIVGGSKVSTKLTVLESLSKVCDQLIVGGGISNTFVAARGYNVGKSLHEADLIPQAQKLMAELDIPEPVDVRVGKEFSATAEAVVKPVDQVQDDEEIMDLGPQTAARFAEVIKGAKTILWNGPCGVFEFDNFAQGTKDIAEAIAASDAFSVLGGGDVIAAVQKFDMEDRFSYISTGGGAFLEFVEGKKLPAVAILEERAKG, from the coding sequence ATGTCTGTGATAAAAATGTCTGATTTGGATCTGGCAGGTAAGCGTGTTCTTATTCGTCAGGACCTTAACGTGCCCCTGGACGAAGCCGGCAATGTCACCAGCGACAAGCGTATTAAAGCCTCTTTACCCACCATTGAAGAAGCTTTGGCCAAAGGTGCCAAAGTCATGGTGATGAGTCACCTTGGACGTCCGGAAGAAGGGGTCTATGACGAAGCCAGTTCTCTGAAGCCGGTTGCTGCTTATCTGGGCAAACTGATGGGGCGCGAAATTCCCGTGGTCAAAGACTGGGTGGATGGATTTGACGTTGATGCAGATCTGGTGATGCTGGAAAACGTTCGTTTCAATAAGGGTGAAAAGAAAAACGATGACGAGCTGTCGAAAAAGATGGCGGCATTGTGTGACGTGTATGTAATGGATGCTTTTGGGACTGCCCACCGGGCTCAGGCTTCAACTCATGGGGTTGCCAAGTTTGCTCCTGTTGCCTGTGCAGGTCCGCTGCTGGCTGGTGAGCTCGATGCTCTGGGTAAGGCGATGGATAATCCTGCCCGGCCGATGGTTGCCATTGTTGGTGGCTCCAAAGTTTCAACCAAATTGACCGTACTGGAAAGTCTTTCCAAAGTCTGCGACCAGTTGATCGTAGGTGGTGGTATCTCCAACACTTTTGTGGCAGCGCGTGGATATAACGTTGGTAAGTCTCTGCACGAAGCAGACCTGATTCCTCAGGCTCAAAAACTGATGGCAGAACTGGACATTCCAGAACCAGTTGACGTGCGTGTTGGTAAAGAATTCAGCGCGACGGCTGAAGCGGTTGTCAAACCTGTTGATCAGGTACAGGATGACGAAGAAATCATGGACCTCGGGCCTCAAACGGCTGCCAGATTTGCAGAAGTTATCAAGGGTGCCAAAACCATCCTGTGGAATGGCCCTTGTGGCGTATTTGAGTTTGACAATTTTGCCCAGGGAACCAAAGATATCGCCGAAGCAATTGCAGCCAGTGATGCATTTTCTGTGTTAGGTGGTGGAGACGTAATTGCAGCCGTTCAGAAATTTGATATGGAAGACCGGTTCTCTTATATCTCAACAGGTGGTGGTGCATTCCTTGAGTTTGTGGAAGGAAAGAAACTGCCGGCGGTTGCGATTCTGGAAGAGCGGGCAAAAGGCTAA
- the fbaA gene encoding class II fructose-bisphosphate aldolase — translation MSQKISDFVKPGVATGDDVQKIFELAKAGHFALPAVNCVGTDSVNAVLEAAAKVNSPVIVQFSNGGAGFFAGKGVKLEGQGAQILGAIAGAKHVHTVAEAYGVPVILHTDHAAKKLLPWIDGLLDAGEKHFAETGKPLFSSHMLDLSEESLEENMEISARYLERMSKMGMTLEIELGVTGGEEDGVDNSNVDTADLYTKPEEVAYAYEKLSAVSPRFTIAASFGNVHGVYKPGNVKLTPKILDNSQKYCSEKFGLTEKSLNFVFHGGSGSSAAEIEESISYGVIKMNIDTDTQWATWNGVREYYLANEAYLQGQIGNPDGEDKPNKKFYDPRVWLRKSQDGMVKRLEQAFAELNCIDRY, via the coding sequence ATGTCACAGAAAATATCCGATTTTGTAAAACCCGGTGTTGCCACTGGTGATGATGTACAGAAAATCTTTGAACTGGCCAAAGCCGGTCATTTTGCACTCCCGGCTGTCAATTGCGTGGGTACTGATTCTGTTAACGCAGTGCTGGAAGCTGCCGCAAAAGTGAACTCCCCTGTGATCGTACAGTTCTCTAACGGCGGTGCCGGTTTTTTTGCTGGTAAAGGCGTTAAACTGGAAGGTCAGGGCGCGCAGATACTGGGTGCCATTGCCGGTGCCAAACATGTGCATACTGTTGCCGAAGCTTATGGCGTTCCGGTTATTCTGCATACTGACCATGCAGCCAAAAAACTGTTGCCATGGATCGACGGATTACTTGACGCTGGTGAAAAGCACTTTGCTGAAACAGGTAAGCCTTTGTTTTCTTCGCATATGCTTGATCTGTCAGAAGAGTCTCTGGAAGAAAACATGGAAATTTCAGCTCGCTATCTCGAGCGTATGTCCAAAATGGGCATGACTCTGGAAATCGAACTGGGTGTGACCGGTGGTGAGGAAGATGGTGTTGATAACAGTAATGTTGATACCGCTGATCTGTACACCAAGCCTGAAGAAGTTGCTTATGCTTATGAAAAACTGAGCGCTGTCAGCCCTCGTTTTACCATTGCGGCCTCTTTCGGAAATGTTCATGGTGTATACAAGCCGGGTAATGTGAAACTGACTCCAAAAATTCTGGATAACTCGCAGAAATACTGTTCCGAGAAATTTGGTTTGACAGAAAAGAGCCTCAACTTTGTATTCCACGGCGGTTCTGGTTCCTCGGCTGCTGAAATTGAAGAATCCATTTCCTATGGTGTCATCAAGATGAACATTGATACCGATACCCAGTGGGCAACCTGGAATGGTGTTCGTGAGTATTATCTGGCCAATGAAGCCTATCTGCAGGGACAAATCGGTAACCCTGACGGTGAAGACAAGCCCAATAAGAAGTTTTATGACCCACGTGTCTGGTTGCGTAAGTCTCAGGATGGCATGGTCAAGCGATTGGAACAGGCATTTGCCGAACTGAATTGTATTGATCGTTATTGA
- a CDS encoding FAD-dependent oxidoreductase — MPDKQGKNKALIIGAGTGGLLAAAALSPYFKTVQVVEKDSLPLSPAVRKGVGQAAHLHSLLLGGLQILERFLPGIADDLRRAGSKTLRAGLDQQIHEYGVWLPERDLGFEILAQSRYLLEHVIRDRVARLANVVIDDQWRIEQLILSTGKTVVGAVGGRDSNDTEELLADLVVDCSGRAGKFVRQLSNFFPDMDRVDEIQSNIVYASAFVDKPPALAGQRENILIIAEPGASAGGALIDIEGNRWCVSLHGRNGVVPPTDPEAWKSFARSLPADRIYQRLTQAEYIHPVSVYKKPLSIWRRFDLMTDFPGGYFPLGDVITSVNPTFGQGMTLGFGHAVALFEAFAAGGSDEIIQKHYLKAAADWSQKAWRVCAAYDSSFKGDELSRQKNFQILRSLSLKKQNEAIADPEVHKRLFRQAQMINQ; from the coding sequence ATGCCAGATAAACAAGGCAAGAATAAAGCGTTGATCATCGGTGCTGGTACCGGCGGATTGCTGGCTGCCGCCGCGTTATCGCCTTACTTCAAAACGGTTCAGGTGGTGGAAAAAGATAGCCTGCCGTTGTCACCCGCCGTTCGTAAGGGCGTCGGCCAGGCGGCGCATTTGCACAGCCTGTTGTTAGGGGGACTGCAGATACTGGAGCGTTTTTTACCGGGTATTGCTGACGATCTTCGCCGGGCAGGATCAAAAACCCTTCGGGCCGGACTGGATCAACAGATCCATGAATACGGCGTCTGGTTACCCGAACGTGATCTTGGTTTTGAGATTCTGGCTCAGTCTCGTTATTTGCTTGAGCATGTAATCCGCGATCGGGTGGCCCGGTTGGCTAACGTTGTAATCGATGACCAATGGCGCATTGAGCAGTTGATTTTATCAACCGGCAAAACAGTTGTTGGTGCGGTGGGGGGCAGGGATTCAAATGATACCGAAGAACTGCTGGCAGATCTGGTAGTGGATTGTTCCGGGCGGGCTGGAAAATTTGTTCGTCAACTGTCGAATTTTTTTCCAGATATGGATCGAGTGGATGAAATTCAATCCAACATTGTTTATGCATCTGCATTTGTAGATAAGCCGCCGGCGCTGGCCGGGCAGCGGGAAAACATTTTAATTATCGCTGAACCGGGAGCATCTGCCGGCGGTGCACTGATCGATATTGAAGGGAACCGCTGGTGTGTGTCCTTGCATGGTCGTAATGGGGTGGTACCACCGACTGATCCGGAAGCATGGAAATCATTTGCCCGTAGTCTTCCTGCCGATCGAATCTATCAGCGTCTGACTCAGGCGGAATACATTCACCCGGTTTCGGTATACAAAAAACCTCTTTCTATCTGGCGGCGTTTTGATTTGATGACTGATTTTCCCGGTGGTTATTTTCCACTGGGAGATGTGATTACCAGTGTTAACCCGACCTTTGGCCAGGGTATGACTTTGGGGTTTGGTCACGCAGTGGCGTTATTTGAGGCGTTTGCGGCAGGTGGTTCCGATGAGATCATCCAGAAACATTACCTGAAAGCAGCTGCGGACTGGTCACAAAAAGCATGGCGTGTATGTGCTGCCTACGACTCTTCTTTTAAAGGGGATGAGCTGTCACGACAGAAGAATTTTCAGATACTGCGATCATTGTCGTTAAAAAAACAAAACGAAGCCATTGCTGACCCAGAGGTGCATAAACGCCTGTTTCGTCAGGCGCAGATGATTAATCAGTGA